A genomic region of Strigops habroptila isolate Jane chromosome 20, bStrHab1.2.pri, whole genome shotgun sequence contains the following coding sequences:
- the LOC115618228 gene encoding tyrosine-protein kinase ZAP-70 codes for MPDAAAHLPFYYGSIARAEAEEYLKLAGMSDGLFLLRQCLRSLGGYVLSMVCNLQFYHYAIERQMNGTYAIVGGKAHCGPEELCEFYSKDADGLCCTLRKPCNRPSGMEPQPGVFDSMRDNMVREYVRQTWKLEGDALEQAIISQAPQVEKLIATTAHERMPWYHGSITRDEAERRLYSGAQPDGKFLLRERKENGTYALSLVYGKTVYHYRIDHDKSGKYSIPEGTKFDTLWQLVEYLKLKPDGLIFYLRETCPNPDMPASAAPVPPTHPSVSRHLGPLNADGYTPEPVGAGKSRLLPMDTSVYESPYSDPEELKDKKLFLKRDHLMIDEVELGAGNFGCVKKGVYKMRKKQIDVAIKVLKSNNERTVKDEMMKEAQIMHQLDNPYIVRMIGVCEAESLMLVMEMASGGPLNKFLSSKKDEITVSNIVELMHQVSMGMKYLEEKNFVHRDLAARNVLLVNQHYAKISDFGLSKALGADDSYYKARTAGKWPLKWYAPECVLYHKFSSKSDVWSYGVTMWEAFSFGQKPYKKMKGPEVMSFIEQGKRMECPTGCPAEMYTLMQECWTFRWEERPGFITVENTIRSYYYSIANKTENGPEDKSKETLP; via the exons ATGCCAGATGCTGCAGCTCACCTGCCCTTTTACTACGGCAGCATTGCcagggcagaagcagaggagtACCTCAAGCTGGCGGGGATGTCGGATGGGCTGTTCCTGCTGCGGCAGTGCCTGCGCAGTCTGGGGGGCTACGTCCTCTCCATGGTCTGCAACCTCCAGTTTTACCACTACGCCATTGAGCGCCAGATGAACGGTACCTACGCCATCGTGGGAGGCAAAGCGCACTGTGGGCCAGAGGAGCTCTGTGAGTTTTACTCCAAAGATGCTGATGGGCTCTGCTGCACCCTCCGCAAACCTTGCAACCGCCCCAGTGGTATGGAGCCCCAGCCCGGTGTTTTTGACAGCATGAGGGACAATATGGTGCGGGAATATGTCCGGCAGACATGGAAACTTGAG GGGgatgcactggaacaggccATCATAAGCCAGGCTCCACAGGTAGAGAAGCTCATCGCCACCACAGCCCATGAGAGGATGCCCTGGTACCATGGAAGCATCACCCGGGATGAAGCTGAACGGAGGCTCTACTCAGGAGCACAACCTGATGGGAAGTTCTT gctgagagaaaggaaggaaaacgGCACCTACGCCCTCTCCCTTGTCTATGGCAAAACAGTGTATCACTATCGGATAGACCATGACAAGTCCGGCAAGTACTCCATCCCCGAGGGGACCAAGTTCGACACGCTCTGGCAG TTGGTGGAGTACCTAAAACTCAAACCGGACGGGCTGATTTTCTACCTGAGGGAAACCTGCCCCAACCCCGACATGCCAG CATCTGCAGCACCAGTTCCACCAACCCACCCCTCTGTGAGC AGACACTTGGGGCCTCTCAATGCAGATGGATACACACCAGAGCCTGTAG GTGCAGGAAAGTCACGCCTGCTACCCATGGACACCAGTGTCTACGAAAGCCCGTACAGTGACCCTGAGGAACTGAAGGATAAGAAATTATTCCTGAAGAGGGACCATCTGATGATTGATGAAGTGGAACTGGGTGCAGGAAACTTTGGCTGTGTCAAGAAAGGAGTTTACAAAATGAGAAA GAAGCAGATCGATGTAGCCATAAAGGTGCTGAAGAGCAACAATGAGAGAACAGTGAAAGATGAAATGATGAAGGAAGCCCAGATCATGCATCAGCTGGACAACCCCTACATTGTCCGCATGATCGGGGTCTGCGAGGCAGAGTCCTTGATGCTCGTGATGGAGATGGCTTCTGGAGGGCCGCTCAACAAGTTCTTGTCTTCCAAGAA AGACGAGATTACAGTCAGCAATATTGTGGAGCTGATGCACCAAGTATCCATGGGGATGAAGtacctggaggaaaaaaactttGTCCACAGGGACCTGGCAGCCAGAAATGTCCTGCTGGTCAACCAGCATTATGCCAAGATCAGTGACTTTGGACTCTCCAAGGCTCTTGGTGCTGATGACAGCTACTACAAA GCCAGGACAGCAGGAAAGTGGCCTTTGAAATGGTATGCCCCGGAGTGCGTCCTCTACCACAAGTTCTCCAGCAAGAGTGATGTATGGAGCTACGGTGTTACCATGTGGGAGGCCTTCAGCTTCGGGCAAAAACCATACAAG AAAATGAAAGGTCCAGAGGTCATGAGCTTCATAGAGCAAGGGAAGCGCATGGAATGCCCCACAGGCTGCCCAGCAGAGATGTACACCCTCATGCAGGAATGCTGGACATTCAG ATGGGAAGAACGTCCAGGATTTATTACCGTGGAAAACACAATCCGCTCCTACTACTACAGTATTgcaaacaagacagaaaatgggCCAGAGGACAAGTCAAAAGAAACTCTTCCTTGA